In Catharus ustulatus isolate bCatUst1 chromosome 28, bCatUst1.pri.v2, whole genome shotgun sequence, one DNA window encodes the following:
- the LOC117008004 gene encoding uncharacterized protein LOC117008004: MSPSTPAHGASTAQQGPAAALSTAACRDLGARQKLKSLQECQRCPAGKYCEFAGLAAPTGDCAEGFWCRSGARVRNPQDGESGLPCPAGHYCPEGYFCALPGQSQVTGPCLPGFYCTGGAASPTPRDALVGNSCPKDPTALWALPPPCPALLAGTAAQLGTLGSRTASSVMQVISAMGLGWCLPTGLCEAGFYCSGGSPFPQTGQAQCQWGSLPPGALL, encoded by the exons ATGTCACCCTCTACCCCTGCCCACGGGGCTTCTACTgcccagcagggaccagcagcagctctcagcacagctgcctgcagggaccTTGGAGCCAGGCAAAAACTGAAATCTCTCCAGGAATGTCAAAGATGCCCAGCAGGAAAATACTGTGAATTCGCTGGCCTGGCTGCCCCCACAG GAGACTGTGCCGAGGGGTTCTGGTGCAGAAGTGGTGCCCGGGTGAGGAACCCCCAGGATGGAGAGtcagggctgccctgccctgctggccactaCTGCCCTGAAG gatatttctgtgccctccctgggcagtcccaGGTGACAGGACCCTGCCTGCCCGGGTTTTACTGCactggaggagctgccagccccactcccagggatgctctggtgGGGAACTCGTGTCCCAAGGATCCTACTGccctctgggctctgcctcccccctgccctgccctcctggccggtacagcagctcagctgggaacactgggatcCAGGACTGCCTCCTCTGTGATGCAG GTTATTTCTGCAATGGGACTGGGCTGGTGTCTCCCTACAGGATTGTGTGAGGCTGGGTTCTActgcagtgggggaagcccTTTCCCCCAGACCGGCCAGG cccagtgccagtGGGGGTCCCTGCCCCCCGGGGCACTTCTGtga